AAGCGCGTCATCAACGAAACCAAGAACAATGACTTCGCTGTTCTTTCCGGCGAAGACGGTTTCTTCATCGACATGCTTGAAATGGGTGGCCAGGGCCTCATTACCGCTACCGGTAACATTCCGGAAGCAGCAAAGATTTTCTCTGACCTCTACAAGGCTTACCAGGCTGGCGAATTCCAGAAGTGCGACGACCTGCAGGATGCCGCTCGTGATTACGTAGAAGCAACCTTCTGCCGCAAGAACCCCATTCCTCTGGGCACCATGTTCAATAGCCCGCTGTTCCAGCCTATGACCAGCGTGAAGGACACCGCACGCGGTGACGAAGCTGTCGCCCGCATCATGAAGCTTATCAACGAAAAGGCCACAAGCCTCAAGAAGTACCATGTTTAATTAGGTTTGAGGACGCACCTTCGGTGCTTTCAGGTTTGAGGTCGGGCCTTCGGCCCTCTGAGGTTATATAAGGTGGCTGCGCTGCGATTATTTAGCCTCATACCTCAAAGCGAGCTTGCGAGCGACCTCACACCACACACCTTTTATAAGGAGATTTACAATGGCTAAGAATCAGAAGTCCATTAGCGACGAAGTCTGCGCTTACATCAGCAAGCAGAAGCTCCTCCCCATTCCCGTTCAGACCCTGAACGAAGAAGTGGAAGCAACCCGCTATTTCGGTGGCGACCTGAAGGAATTCATCGCTGCAGCAAAGTCTCTCAACGCAAAGAGCATCTTTGTTGAAACCCTGTACCTGGAAGAAGACGAATTCTTCTACGACAGCGGCATCGATGACGAAGAATACCTGGCAATGAATGGCGCAGATAGCAGCTGCTGTTGCTGCTGCGGCGACGACTGCAAGTGCGGTTGCAAGGACGACAAGAAGGCCTCCAAGAAGTCCAAGAAGGAAGAAGACGGCGTATGGCTGGAACCGGAAGACCTGGATGGTCTCGACCTGTCCCTCCTGAAGCCTGAAATGGTCAAGTACATGGACCGCATCGGCGAAAGCTGCGGCGTCCGTCTCACCGTTCCCGGTGTTGACCACCTTGAAGTCGAAATCTTCGCAGACTGGTACGACGAATTCGCCGAGCTGGTAGACGAAGCTTCCGAAATCATCGAAGAAGATCCCGTTGGCGCTCTGGAAGACATGCAGGCAGCTTTCGAAAAGGCTGAAGAAGAAGCTGAAGCTGCTGAAAAGGCCGCCAAGGCAGCAGACAAGGCCAAGGGCGTGAAGAAGATCGCTGCTCACCCCCCTAAAAAGACCGCAAAGGCTTAATTCAGAACAAGACCTCTCGTAGGCCTTTGCTCTCAAAAAGGACTGGTGAAAACCAGTCCTTTTTTCACGGAAGAGCAAGTAAGGCGAGCGAAGCGCGAGAGCTAGCACTCGCATTTCTGAGCCGATTGCTCTGCACTCGTAGAGTGCCAGAGCAAGTAATCGCTAATCATTTCGGACCAACAAAGCATTAAAAAACGACCGGTTTATGCCGGCCGTTTTTTTTTGCAACATTCATGGTAACGAAAAAGTCCCGGAATAAACCGGGACTTTTCAATTTGCTTTAAATATTTAAAGCAATTAAGTATGATACAACTTGCTGGTCTGATAGTTAGGTTCAGAGGTCAAGTTCACACCCAGGCGGCGGAACACGCCCACATCCACCTGGGACAGGATCACGCTGGAATGTACATCGCAGTGACGCAATTCAGGAAGCTTTTCCAGAGCGATCTTTGCGTTGTAATCGGTGAGGGCGCAGACAGAAAGAGCAACCAAAGCTTCGTCCACATGGAGACGGGGGTTGGTGTGGCCCAGCTGCTTGGTCTTGAGACTCTGAATGGGTTCAATCACCATGGGAGAAAGCAGACGGACTTCATCAGGAATGCCTGCCAAATGCTTGAGAGCATCCAGAACCATGGCGGAGGAGGCTCCCAGCAAGGAAGAAGTCTTGGCGGCAATGATGGCGCCATCCTGAAGTTCAATAGCAATTGCAGGGCCATTGGTTTCTTCGGAACGCTTGAGTGCGGCTGCAACTACCGGACGATCCGCAACACTCACATGAGCCTGTTCCATCACCAGCTGCTGCTTGTAAACCTGATCCTGATCAGCGTTACCCTTACGGACATCGCAAAGGGTGTTGTAGTAGCGGCGGATGATTTCCTGCTTTGCAGCTTCGCTGACGGCTTCATCATCAATGATGCAGTTACCCGCCATATTCACGCCCATATCGGTGGGGCTCTTGTACGGGGACTCGCCAAGAATGCGGGTAAACAGAGCATTCAAGACCGGGAACACTTCAACGTCTCGGTTATAGTTGATGGTGGTCTTGCCGTAGGCTTCCAGATGGAACGGGTCGATCATGTTCACGTCGTTCAAGTCGGCGGTAGCAGCTTCGTAAGCCAGGTTCACCGGATGCTTCAGAGGAATATTCCAGATGGGGAACGTTTCAAACTTGGCATAGCCAGCCTTGACGCCGCGAGTATTTTCGTGATAAATCTGGGAAAGACACACAGCCATCTTTCCACTTCCCGGACCAGGAGCAGTCACCACCACAAGTTCACGGGAGGTTTCAACAAACTGGTTCTTGCCGTAGCCGTCGTCGCTCACTACCAGAGGAATGTTGTTGGGGTAACCGGCAATAGGATAGTGGCGATAAACCTTGAGGCCCAAGCCTTCCAGCTTCTTCTGGTAAGCGAGAGCACTGGGCTGGTCCTGCCAACGAGTCAGCACCACGCTGCTCACATAAAGGCCATAACCGCGGAAGGCGTCAATCAAACGAAGAACGTCCTGGTCGTAGGTAATGCCCAAGTCACCACGGACCTTGTTCTTTTCGATATCGTTGGCATTAACGGCGATAATGACTTCGGCCTTGTCCTTCAGCTTTTCAAGCATACGGATCTTGGAATCCGGAGCGAAGCCAGGCAACACGCGGCTTGCATGGTGGTCATCAAACAGTTTGCCGCCAAATTCAAGGTAAAGCTTTCCACCGAACTTTGCAATACGTTCGGCAATCTTCTCGGACTGCGTTCTCAGGTACGCGTCGTTATCAAATCCTACTTTGAACATATATGCTCCACATGCATAAAATTTATCGGACCAAAAATAAAAAAAAGGAGAAACCATTCCTAGGTTTCCCTTTCAAAAAAAGAAGCGATTCTTATCAAATTGTTCTCTATACAATTCACTTTTATGCTTTACGAATATTTGAATCAATATAGGCTTGCATCTGAAGCATCAAGTTTTTCTCTGCAGTAATGTTCCGGATATTCACAAAGAAAAGGCGACTAACCTTACTGATGCCGATGAGTTGTATGGAACTGCGGACGCAAAGACGTTGAACGTTTCCTTCAGCAGATGGGACACTTCGCCAGGTTTCACATTCCTGCTCGGCACGGGATTCCACGATTTTCTCCAAGCAAGAAAGATAAACTTCCTTGTTGAGGTCATCCAAAGTCTTCAAGGGATCAAGCTTCAGCAGGTCCTTTTCAGACAAATTCATCCCCATTTCGCGGAGGAATTTTTGATTCACACGCAAAATTTCAAGACCATCACCACGCTGTTCCAAAATGGCTGCGGCACCTACAAAATTACTGAAAATCAAGGTTTCCATAGAGTTGGGATTCCAGAACTTTCCAGCCTCCACAACATCATCCAGATTCATCTGAGGGACAATGGCTCCTACAGCACTGCCATCCAAAAGTTTTTCGTAATCAGAAACAGAAATTGGCTTGGAATATAAATAGCCTTGAATGTAATCACAGCCCACGCTTCTCAAAAAGTCAGCCTGTTCCACCGTTTCAACACCTTCGGCAATCACCGGAAGGCTCAGCCACTTGGCCATACGAACCACAGAACTCAAAATGGTTCCACCACGTTCGTCGCTCATGCTTCCAGAAATAAAGTTCAGGTCCAACTTGAGGACATCAAAATTAATATCCTTCAAAACATTCAACGAGGAGTAGCCACTACCAAAATCATCCATCTCCACGGTGTAACCCAATTGATGGAGTTTATCGATGGTATCAATAATC
The sequence above is drawn from the Fibrobacter sp. UWR4 genome and encodes:
- a CDS encoding DUF1846 domain-containing protein, which translates into the protein MFKVGFDNDAYLRTQSEKIAERIAKFGGKLYLEFGGKLFDDHHASRVLPGFAPDSKIRMLEKLKDKAEVIIAVNANDIEKNKVRGDLGITYDQDVLRLIDAFRGYGLYVSSVVLTRWQDQPSALAYQKKLEGLGLKVYRHYPIAGYPNNIPLVVSDDGYGKNQFVETSRELVVVTAPGPGSGKMAVCLSQIYHENTRGVKAGYAKFETFPIWNIPLKHPVNLAYEAATADLNDVNMIDPFHLEAYGKTTINYNRDVEVFPVLNALFTRILGESPYKSPTDMGVNMAGNCIIDDEAVSEAAKQEIIRRYYNTLCDVRKGNADQDQVYKQQLVMEQAHVSVADRPVVAAALKRSEETNGPAIAIELQDGAIIAAKTSSLLGASSAMVLDALKHLAGIPDEVRLLSPMVIEPIQSLKTKQLGHTNPRLHVDEALVALSVCALTDYNAKIALEKLPELRHCDVHSSVILSQVDVGVFRRLGVNLTSEPNYQTSKLYHT
- a CDS encoding EAL domain-containing protein, producing the protein MLTVQDILSNFDSAVANEEFQVYLQPQYNHSAGLLIGAEALVRWVSPKYGFISPADFIPALEEQGRISEIDLYVFDKVCRFLRHCIDVNLPLVRISVNMSRNDVLRDDYIDRMEEIRQGYDVPTRLVHVELTESAAISGSQVIIDTIDKLHQLGYTVEMDDFGSGYSSLNVLKDINFDVLKLDLNFISGSMSDERGGTILSSVVRMAKWLSLPVIAEGVETVEQADFLRSVGCDYIQGYLYSKPISVSDYEKLLDGSAVGAIVPQMNLDDVVEAGKFWNPNSMETLIFSNFVGAAAILEQRGDGLEILRVNQKFLREMGMNLSEKDLLKLDPLKTLDDLNKEVYLSCLEKIVESRAEQECETWRSVPSAEGNVQRLCVRSSIQLIGISKVSRLFFVNIRNITAEKNLMLQMQAYIDSNIRKA